A region from the Falco rusticolus isolate bFalRus1 chromosome 4, bFalRus1.pri, whole genome shotgun sequence genome encodes:
- the BRICD5 gene encoding BRICHOS domain-containing protein 5 has translation MARQPWASPPFPSPQVAALRFQPPQGFPGTPGVQDHAQSQSVWCQQAELQARGALKRRMEGQNGTGTAAPADTRIATHFTAPSRTFWIILSIALFFAVVGISIAGVLSFSPSSAQAGLQLVQLTLQGQHDPLRNQTALVDPSRSTVTYYITSQSNHTAVVLYDSRNGYVCYKPVEQRACYLRRMDTWDLQTLQTSSNLSEQRADRLLHQNNQTKYYREFLGVLAGEQVDPNSLGEAVQTLCEQTSIFWVRRGEGPGKQRLIYLCIDICFPSNICVSICFYYLPE, from the exons ATGGCTCGGCAGCCCTGGGCTTcgccccccttcccctctccccaggtgGCAGCTCTAAGGTTTCAGCCTCCCCAAG GTTTCCCCGGCACGCCTGGCGTTCAGGATCATGCCCAGTCCCAGTCCGTGTGGTgtcagcaggcagagctgcaggcacgAGGTGCACTGAAGCGGAGGATGGAGGGTCAGAACGGCACCGGCACTGCTGCCCCTGCA GACACGAGGATTGCCACACACTTCACAGCTCCATCCAGGACATTCTGGATCATCCTGTCCATTGCCTTGTTTTTTGCAGTTGTTGGCATCAGCATCGCGGGGGTTCTCAGcttctcccccagctctgcccag GCTGGCTTGCAGCTCGTCCAGCTAACGCTCCAGGGCCAGCACGACCCGCTGAGAAACCAGACAGCCTTGGTGGACCCGTCCAGGAGCACCGTGACCTACTACATAACCTCACAGAGTAACCACACCGCCGTGGTGCTGTATGACAGCAGGAAC GGCTACGTGTGCTACAAGCCCGTGGAGCAGCGTGCGTGCTACCTGAGGAGGATGGACACCTGGGACCTCCAGACCCTACAGACATCTTCCAACTTGTCTGAGCAGAga GCTGATCGGCTGCTACATCAGAATAACCAGACCAAGTACTACCGGGAGTTCCTGGGCGTTCTGGCGGGGGAACAGGTGGACCCCAACAGCCTGGGGGAGGCTGTCCAGACCCTGTGTGAGCAGACATCCATCTTCTGGGTCCGGAGAGGGGAGG GTCCAGGGAAGCAGCGGCTGATCTATCTGTGCATTGACATCTGCTTCCCAAGCAACATTTGTGTGTCTATCTGCTTCTATTACCTCCCCGAGTAA